The following proteins are co-located in the Thermococcus sp. genome:
- a CDS encoding methyl-accepting chemotaxis protein, with protein sequence MGFIEEAVNAVSEMSRRIGEITRTISAIAEQTNLLALNAAIEAARAGEAGRGFAVVAQEIRKLAEESKEAAENISEIISEMDEKVQRAVQETGKGVQNVASSTETLNESIGYLGYIAEMIQNVGQRVSEVKDRALQTREEVERTLQALETLAASAEETTASAEEVNSAMQEQREEIDALNEGAEKLREIAKQLKESVERFKL encoded by the coding sequence ATGGGCTTTATTGAGGAGGCAGTAAATGCCGTAAGTGAGATGAGTCGGCGCATAGGAGAGATAACGCGCACGATAAGTGCCATAGCAGAGCAGACAAATCTCCTTGCTTTGAACGCGGCCATTGAGGCTGCCCGTGCTGGAGAGGCCGGAAGGGGGTTCGCTGTCGTCGCCCAGGAGATAAGGAAGCTCGCGGAGGAGAGCAAGGAAGCCGCTGAGAACATAAGCGAGATAATCAGCGAGATGGACGAGAAGGTTCAGCGCGCAGTGCAGGAGACGGGAAAGGGAGTACAGAACGTCGCAAGCTCAACGGAGACGCTGAACGAGAGTATAGGCTACCTCGGTTACATAGCGGAGATGATACAGAACGTTGGCCAGAGGGTCTCAGAGGTCAAAGACCGGGCCCTACAGACAAGGGAGGAAGTGGAGAGAACCCTCCAAGCCCTCGAAACGCTTGCCGCCAGTGCAGAGGAGACCACCGCAAGCGCCGAAGAGGTCAACTCAGCAATGCAAGAGCAGAGGGAGGAGATTGATGCCCTGAATGAGGGAGCAGAGAAGCTGAGAGAAATTGCAAAGCAACTCAAGGAAAGCGTCGAGCGGTTCAAACTCTGA
- a CDS encoding S-layer protein yields the protein MKRALTRLIVALVAFSMVIIPASASTPINSSNTVIVLPTTKVANGIPLHIGDDAISGSRLGAFLVLQGIRNGTYNVTVSVPVEYHSVPIVDANQFYTLNRIDMPDVGINVSDEPLGKAVVVAVNFSRVGFNESSGASYFLDRSVEVIFNENTTPMIPKGNYKAVFSTFDGKGTLYVYSVNNVSDETKSIGESLNADGWTLRFLDMNMNSSKLLVEVDYPDGARKPKIMLEGEYYLMYTDFQGRGEFQSYDYYPRKEIKELMREGTPALFVFSPTEFFVGINSNMMVVYNYASYKKVREYHDGDVFKGQWVWDINPTKNLTTLYLHVDPSKGFRRVEVKPGGRLEIPLNWGLSIVPLFERDSQGKVTGVEGYVFVRRVLVKKTVHFTAPLVNVTKNVNSLIINDTSLKALPKDKNVIIVGGWVSNKAWNLLTKVYGNTTVAKIKVEVLEKGYVVESLPNPYNPDYHVIILAGRTHSLTWKAVQEFMASFG from the coding sequence ATGAAGAGGGCTTTAACGCGCCTCATTGTGGCGTTAGTGGCGTTTTCAATGGTCATCATCCCCGCTTCTGCATCCACTCCCATTAACTCCTCCAACACGGTGATAGTTCTTCCCACGACCAAAGTTGCCAATGGCATCCCCCTCCACATCGGCGATGACGCGATAAGTGGCTCCCGCCTCGGCGCGTTCTTAGTTCTCCAGGGGATAAGGAACGGCACCTACAACGTTACCGTCTCCGTCCCAGTGGAGTACCACAGCGTTCCAATAGTGGATGCGAACCAGTTTTACACCCTCAACCGCATTGACATGCCCGACGTCGGGATAAACGTGAGTGATGAACCCTTGGGAAAGGCCGTCGTCGTGGCGGTCAACTTCTCAAGGGTAGGTTTCAACGAGAGTTCTGGGGCTTCTTATTTCCTTGACAGAAGCGTGGAGGTAATCTTCAACGAGAACACCACACCTATGATCCCAAAGGGAAACTATAAGGCGGTGTTCTCGACGTTTGACGGTAAGGGCACGCTCTACGTCTACTCCGTGAACAACGTAAGTGACGAGACAAAGTCCATAGGTGAGAGTCTGAACGCAGACGGCTGGACCCTTAGGTTCCTTGATATGAACATGAACTCTTCCAAGCTGCTCGTGGAGGTTGACTACCCTGATGGGGCGAGGAAGCCGAAGATAATGCTCGAGGGAGAGTACTACCTTATGTACACGGACTTTCAGGGACGGGGTGAGTTCCAGTCCTACGATTATTACCCTAGAAAAGAGATTAAGGAGCTTATGAGGGAAGGTACCCCGGCACTGTTCGTGTTCTCTCCAACGGAGTTCTTTGTGGGCATCAACAGTAATATGATGGTCGTTTACAACTACGCATCCTACAAAAAGGTTCGCGAATACCACGATGGAGACGTCTTCAAGGGGCAGTGGGTCTGGGACATCAACCCGACGAAGAACCTCACCACCCTCTACCTCCACGTAGACCCCTCGAAGGGCTTCAGAAGGGTCGAGGTTAAACCCGGTGGGAGGCTTGAGATACCTTTAAACTGGGGACTGAGCATTGTTCCACTCTTTGAGCGCGACTCTCAAGGGAAGGTCACGGGCGTTGAGGGTTACGTCTTTGTCAGGAGGGTTCTCGTGAAGAAAACGGTCCACTTTACGGCTCCGCTGGTCAACGTTACTAAAAATGTTAACTCCCTCATAATCAACGACACCTCCCTCAAGGCCCTGCCGAAGGACAAAAATGTTATCATAGTTGGTGGTTGGGTGAGCAACAAAGCTTGGAACCTCCTGACGAAGGTTTATGGAAACACAACGGTGGCCAAGATAAAGGTTGAGGTGCTCGAGAAAGGTTACGTCGTGGAATCTCTACCGAACCCCTACAACCCAGACTACCACGTGATAATCCTCGCGGGGAGGACGCATTCCCTGACGTGGAAGGCAGTTCAGGAGTTTATGGCGTCCTTTGGCTGA
- a CDS encoding transposase, translated as MKRTVTLKLQPSKAQEKILFELADVGAKIWNRVNYLRRQGFFKEQIVDFNKTEKIVYEEFKKEIGSATVQQICRKNAEAWRSFFSLLRSKRNGELLEWFKPKPPNYIKKGGLIVLRNDQYKIEGNKLILKGLGKFKRLEIQFKGRIHLKGKQGRLEITYDPVKRKWFAHVSFTVKEKLINGEWVSVPRQSLGDLSTGIDLGVNNLMAVYVENGESFLVNGRPLKAIDFYFRRIIADYQSKLNKSGVKTSRKLRKLHEKAKLQAKHYINTAVRQTLERLYHLGVSRIVVGYPKGISRNSDKGKKQNFLLSHVWRFNYVIKRLKEVAEEYGISVVVVDEAFTSKVCPVCGKPHYGARFVRGLFKCPATGLIFNADLVGAFNILKKVVKTITPNLGGLYAQRRGNWLKAEPEGSKTRFLVGFDEAPSNLPVIGEGLIRWNPRRSRRGGGQTISADQYILKTGRLSCKFTTSTRRACEHVRGRWGDNN; from the coding sequence ATGAAGAGAACAGTAACCCTCAAACTCCAACCCTCGAAAGCCCAAGAGAAAATCCTCTTCGAGTTAGCCGACGTTGGAGCCAAAATCTGGAACCGGGTGAACTACCTAAGACGACAAGGATTCTTCAAAGAACAAATCGTGGACTTCAACAAAACCGAAAAGATAGTTTACGAAGAGTTTAAGAAGGAAATCGGTTCCGCAACAGTCCAGCAAATTTGTAGGAAGAATGCTGAAGCTTGGCGGAGCTTCTTCTCACTCTTAAGGAGCAAGAGGAACGGAGAACTGCTGGAATGGTTCAAACCAAAACCACCAAACTACATCAAGAAAGGAGGTTTAATCGTCCTTAGGAACGACCAATACAAGATTGAAGGGAACAAACTAATCCTAAAAGGCCTCGGAAAATTCAAGCGCTTGGAAATCCAGTTTAAAGGCAGAATACACTTGAAGGGGAAGCAAGGAAGATTAGAAATAACTTACGACCCCGTTAAGCGAAAATGGTTCGCTCACGTTAGCTTCACGGTGAAGGAGAAGCTAATCAACGGCGAGTGGGTGAGCGTTCCAAGACAATCCTTGGGCGACCTTTCAACGGGAATAGACCTTGGAGTAAACAACCTAATGGCCGTTTACGTCGAGAACGGTGAAAGCTTCCTCGTGAACGGAAGACCCTTGAAAGCCATAGACTTCTACTTTAGGAGAATTATTGCCGATTATCAGTCCAAACTCAACAAGTCTGGAGTTAAAACGAGCAGAAAACTCAGAAAACTGCACGAGAAGGCCAAACTCCAAGCCAAACACTACATTAACACGGCGGTAAGACAGACGCTCGAGAGGCTTTATCACCTTGGAGTTTCGAGGATTGTCGTTGGTTATCCAAAGGGCATTAGCAGGAACTCCGATAAGGGCAAAAAGCAGAATTTCCTCCTCTCCCACGTCTGGCGGTTTAATTACGTTATCAAACGTCTTAAAGAAGTTGCTGAGGAGTATGGTATTAGTGTCGTGGTTGTTGATGAGGCTTTCACGTCTAAGGTTTGTCCCGTTTGCGGGAAGCCTCATTATGGGGCGAGGTTTGTTCGTGGATTATTTAAGTGTCCCGCAACGGGGCTTATCTTTAACGCGGACTTAGTTGGAGCGTTTAATATCTTAAAGAAGGTTGTTAAAACCATAACCCCGAACTTGGGCGGTCTTTACGCTCAGAGGAGGGGTAATTGGCTCAAGGCCGAGCCAGAGGGGTCGAAGACCCGCTTTTTAGTGGGTTTTGATGAGGCCCCCTCAAACCTCCCTGTCATTGGTGAGGGGTTAATTCGTTGGAACCCTCGCCGTTCACGGCGGGGAGGAGGTCAGACAATATCCGCGGACCAGTATATCCTTAAAACAGGTAGACTCAGTTGCAAGTTCACTACCTCAACGAGACGTGCTTGTGAGCACGTTCGCGGTCGCTGGGGCGATAACAATTAA
- a CDS encoding cache domain-containing protein encodes MGANIQEQVSPNLREEAQRIAQLESEKYALTLDNELSPIEQLAKTYANTIGGFYLNEEIYSEYLKSPLFNQSMMKELKKLHDSNPNIVTTYYVDNLGRVFAYPKAGLFSSYNATKSQWYRRAVSKGAFWMPPHINTVAGKKVITYVVPVEYQGHVKGALGVDVDFSSVFNGMLSTRIGKTGYLFVVSPNGTVIIHPDLSLVGRLNIFTDPSYSKLAEAMRGSEGGVVTSDVNGKPQVFAFSKSRVTDWTVVATAPEEGLLGGLVQALNESSREASRELAYSFGIIGILAAALIYLSVRYLRGALRPVEQLTKAAELIGSGNLQEAKRIVGSIDYPHRDDEIGKLITAFESISQDVIGTLNGVIAKLDAMAKGRLD; translated from the coding sequence ATGGGAGCCAACATACAGGAACAGGTCTCGCCAAACCTGAGGGAGGAGGCACAGAGGATCGCACAGCTTGAGAGCGAAAAGTATGCCCTCACCCTGGACAACGAGCTTTCCCCAATAGAACAACTGGCAAAAACCTACGCAAATACGATTGGAGGATTTTACCTAAATGAAGAAATCTACTCCGAGTACCTGAAGAGCCCACTCTTTAATCAATCCATGATGAAAGAATTAAAGAAGCTCCACGATTCCAATCCAAACATAGTGACCACATACTATGTAGACAACCTCGGGAGGGTCTTTGCATATCCCAAAGCCGGGCTTTTCTCAAGTTACAACGCGACAAAGTCCCAGTGGTATAGAAGGGCAGTCTCAAAGGGTGCCTTTTGGATGCCCCCTCACATCAATACTGTAGCCGGGAAGAAGGTAATAACCTACGTTGTTCCAGTGGAGTACCAGGGACATGTTAAGGGCGCCCTGGGAGTGGACGTGGACTTCTCAAGCGTATTTAATGGCATGCTGTCAACTAGGATAGGCAAAACGGGATACCTCTTCGTGGTAAGCCCCAACGGAACGGTGATAATCCACCCCGACTTAAGCCTCGTGGGCAGGTTAAACATCTTCACAGATCCCTCTTATTCTAAACTCGCAGAAGCTATGAGAGGCTCGGAGGGCGGTGTGGTAACCTCAGACGTCAATGGAAAGCCCCAGGTCTTCGCGTTTTCAAAAAGCAGGGTAACTGACTGGACTGTGGTGGCAACCGCCCCCGAGGAGGGGCTTTTGGGGGGACTGGTGCAGGCCCTCAATGAGTCCAGCAGAGAGGCCTCCAGAGAGCTTGCCTACAGCTTCGGGATTATAGGAATCCTTGCGGCGGCCTTAATCTACCTAAGCGTCAGATACCTGCGCGGTGCCCTCAGGCCAGTTGAACAACTCACCAAGGCAGCAGAGCTTATCGGCTCCGGAAACCTCCAGGAGGCAAAGCGGATCGTAGGCTCAATAGACTATCCCCACCGGGATGACGAGATAGGAAAGCTGATAACAGCCTTTGAATCCATCTCACAGGACGTCATTGGGACGCTCAACGGGGTCATAGCAAAGCTCGACGCCATGGCCAAGGGGAGGCTCGACTAG